From Juglans regia cultivar Chandler chromosome 6, Walnut 2.0, whole genome shotgun sequence, the proteins below share one genomic window:
- the LOC118348646 gene encoding uncharacterized protein LOC118348646 has translation MEESELYDLGYQGIKYTWVNNREGSHFIKERLDRALGNHQIFSMFTDMRVSSSAICSSDHNPILITLNNRCAYERRARSIFRYEASWGHIVGSKDLVSEAWTGTSENQNTIESVSDKLNKCKFKLVNWSKEIEKENRWDIERKLTQLRELQERNMGNLHMKIQELHKAVHMRLESQDLKWKQRAKQKWLKEGDKNT, from the coding sequence ATGGAAGAGTCTGAGTTATATGACCTAGGCTATCAAGGTATTAAATACACTTGGGTTAATAATAGAGAAGGTAGTCATTTTATTAAGGAAAGACTAGATAGAGCCCTTGGGAATCATCAAATTTTCAGTATGTTCACTGATATGAGGGTGTCTAGTTCAGCAATTTGCAGCTCTGACCATAATCCTATTCTCATAACTTTAAATAATAGATGTGCATATGAAAGAAGAGCTAGAAGCATCTTTAGATATGAGGCTAGTTGGGGTCACATTGTAGGTTCTAAGGACTTAGTCTCAGAAGCTTGGACTGGTACTTCAGAGAATCAAAACACAATCGAGTCTGTGTCAGACAAGCTTAACAAGTGCAAATTCAAATTGGTCAATTGGagcaaagaaatagaaaaagaaaacagatggGATATTGAAAGGAAATTGACTCAGCTCAGAGAACTACAAGAAAGGAATATGGGCAATCTTCACATGAAAATTCAAGAACTTCATAAAGCAGTGCATATGAGACTTGAGTCACAAGATTTGAAGTGGAAGCAAAGAGCAAAGCAGAAATGGCTAAAAGAGGGGGACAAAAATACTTAA
- the LOC109000548 gene encoding uncharacterized protein LOC109000548, translated as MKDILEEMLKKLNKDEMIELAVVLWKIWRRNEFIFKGNVISPNSVMFLVKQLLQELKLSETKVTINQIPSNSVVTIWERPPPGFYKINWDVGVDTIHCKIGIGVVVTDEEANILATMRKRQDLFPDPLTAEAYAALKVSIFGFELGLRKIILEGDSKKVVMAVQNQSLDDTYFGMLISDIRAKMHCYEESSINHIKREGNLVAHALGKNALNVDECIVKIDSVKCLCYREVY; from the coding sequence ATGAAGGATATTCTGGAAGAAATGCTCAAAAAACTGAATAAGGATGAGATGATTGAATTGGCAGTGGTATTATGGAAAATATGGAGaagaaatgaatttatttttaaaggaaatgtAATATCTCCAAACTCAGTGATGTTCCTTGTTAAGCAGCTACTGCAAGAGCTCAAGCTATCTGAAACAAAGGTAACCATCAACCAAATTCCTTCTAACTCAGTTGTTACAATCTGGGAAAGGCCTCCACCAGGGTTCTACAAGATTAATTGGGATGTTGGGGTAGATACAATTCACTGTAAAATAGGAATAGGGGTAGTGGTTACAGATGAAGAAGCAAATATTTTGGCTACCATGAGAAAGAGACAAGACTTATTTCCAGATCCTCTTACAGCAGAAGCGTATGCAGCCCTTAAAGTAtccatttttggttttgaattagGCTTGAGGAAAATTATCTTGGAGGGAGATTCCAAAAAGGTTGTGATGGCAGTGCAGAATCAATCACTGGATGATACTTACTTTGGTATGTTAATTTCTGATATTAGAGCCAAGATGCATTGCTATGAAGAGAGTTCTATTAACCACATCAAAAGAGAAGGGAATTTAGTTGCACATGCACTAGGGAAGAATGCCTTAAATGTGGATGAATGTATTGTGAAGATAGACAGTGTAAAATGTCTCTGTTATAGAGaagtttattaa